In Thermanaerothrix sp., the genomic stretch AAGGCGCTTTGAAACACTAACCCAGCTTACCCCTATCGATTCAAGCCAGGAAAGGGCCCGGGAGAGTTTTTCTTCTTCTTCAACCCCAAATTCGACAAGGAGATTCCCCTCTTGTCCAGGAGAAATTTCAGCCCGCAGAATATTTACCCGGATATCAAAATCTTTAACCAGGCGCCACAAAATAGGTTCACTTACGGTTTCTGCCGAATATCCAAGCACGTACTTACTGGTCATCGGGATGTCCTCCGGTTTCTGATGATGGGTAATCCCTGTACGGTACTTCGCCTGTCTCTTATACACATCTCCGAG encodes the following:
- a CDS encoding 4Fe-4S binding protein: LGDVYKRQAKYRTGITHHQKPEDIPMTSKYVLGYSAETVSEPILWRLVKDFDIRVNILRAEISPGQEGNLLVEFGVEEEEKLSRALSWLESIGVSWVSVSKRLFWDEDRCIDCGSCSGVCFSGAIVLDRKDWKLQVNRDLCVACGNCVKACPMGCFTLDFGEVS